One window of the Nicotiana tabacum cultivar K326 chromosome 4, ASM71507v2, whole genome shotgun sequence genome contains the following:
- the LOC107828846 gene encoding proline transporter 1 isoform X5 yields MGNDSPSRKENVDDHYPVHTAHQVSNDSWFQVGILLSMGVNSAYALGYSGTIMVPLGWIGRTAYLLVWALQYANLFLINIGYIIMAGSALKAFYLLFRDDHQLKLPHFIAIAGFACVLFAIATPHLSALRVWLGVSSLCLLLYLCIAFVLSLEDGMKAPPRDYSIPGSEVNRIFATIGAVGNLVFAFNTGMIPEIQATVRPPVIENMLKALFFQFTVGVVPLHAVTYIGYWAYGSSASSYLLNNVHGPVWLKGVAHMSAFIQSIITLHIFASPTYEFLDTTYGIKGSALAPRNIAFRLVVRGGYLVLTTFLSALLSFLGDFMSLTGAISTFPLTFVLPNHMYLIARKNKLSSLQKS; encoded by the exons ATGGGAAATGATAGCCCTTCTCGGAAAGAGAATGTGGACGATCACTACCCTGTTCATACTGCCCACCAAGTCAGCAACG attcATGGTTTCAGGTGGGAATTCTTCTCAGCATGGGCGTCAACAGTGCATACGCGCTGGGATATTCTGGCACAATCATGGTTCCTCTAGGTTGGATAG GAAGGACAGCATACTTGCTTGTTTGGGCATTACAATATGCAAATCTTTTTTTGATAAATATTGGATATATTATCATGGCTGGTTCAGCATTGAAG GCCTTCTATCTTCTCTTTAGGGATGACCATCAGCTGAAGCTGCCACATTTCATAGCGATCGCTGGATTCGCATGCGTGCTTTTTGCCATCGCGACGCCCCATTTATCAGCCCTAAGGGTTTGGCTGGGGGTTTCATCATTATGCTTGCTGCTGTATCTCTGTATAGCATTTGTGTTGTCTCTTGAAGATG GTATGAAGGCTCCTCCTAGGGACTACAGTATTCCAGGATCAGAAGTAAACAGGATCTTTGCAACTATTGGTGCGGTTGGGAACCTCGTTTTTGCATTTAACACGGGAATGATACCAGAGATACAG GCTACAGTCAGACCACCTGTAATTGAGAACATGTTGAAAGCTCTGTTCTTTCAGTTCACAGTGGGAGTTGTGCCCTTGCATGCTGTTACTTATATAGGTTATTGGGCTTATGGATCTAGCGCTTCATCCTATTTACTGAACAATGTTCATGGTCCAGTTTGGTTGAAGGGTGTTGCTCACATGTCTGCTTTCATACAATCGATCATCACTTTGCAT ATATTTGCAAGTCCAACATATGAGTTTCTGGATACAACATATGGAATCAAAGGAAGTGCTTTGGCTCCTCGTAACATTGCATTCAGACTGGTTGTTAGAGGAGGTTACCTTGTCTTGACCACTTTCCTGTCGGCTTTGCTGTCTTTCCTGGGAGACTTCATGAGCCTCACTGGCGCAATAAGCACATTTCCACTCACATTCGTACTCCCAAACCACATGTACCTTATTGCAA
- the LOC107828846 gene encoding proline transporter 1 isoform X2 — translation MGNDSPSRKENVDDHYPVHTAHQVSNDSWFQVGILLSMGVNSAYALGYSGTIMVPLGWIGGVVGLILSTIVSLYASILTAKLHEVGGKRHIRYRDLAGHLYGRTAYLLVWALQYANLFLINIGYIIMAGSALKAFYLLFRDDHQLKLPHFIAIAGFACVLFAIATPHLSALRVWLGVSSLCLLLYLCIAFVLSLEDGMKAPPRDYSIPGSEVNRIFATIGAVGNLVFAFNTGMIPEIQATVRPPVIENMLKALFFQFTVGVVPLHAVTYIGYWAYGSSASSYLLNNVHGPVWLKGVAHMSAFIQSIITLHIFASPTYEFLDTTYGIKGSALAPRNIAFRLVVRGGYLVLTTFLSALLSFLGDFMSLTGAISTFPLTFVLPNHMYLIARKNKLSSLQKS, via the exons ATGGGAAATGATAGCCCTTCTCGGAAAGAGAATGTGGACGATCACTACCCTGTTCATACTGCCCACCAAGTCAGCAACG attcATGGTTTCAGGTGGGAATTCTTCTCAGCATGGGCGTCAACAGTGCATACGCGCTGGGATATTCTGGCACAATCATGGTTCCTCTAGGTTGGATAGGTGGTGTAGTTGGTCTAATTTTATCAACAATAGTATCATTGTACGCAAGTATTCTTACTGCCAAACTCCATGAAGTTGGGGGAAAGAGGCATATCAGATATAGAGACCTTGCAGGACATTTATATG GAAGGACAGCATACTTGCTTGTTTGGGCATTACAATATGCAAATCTTTTTTTGATAAATATTGGATATATTATCATGGCTGGTTCAGCATTGAAG GCCTTCTATCTTCTCTTTAGGGATGACCATCAGCTGAAGCTGCCACATTTCATAGCGATCGCTGGATTCGCATGCGTGCTTTTTGCCATCGCGACGCCCCATTTATCAGCCCTAAGGGTTTGGCTGGGGGTTTCATCATTATGCTTGCTGCTGTATCTCTGTATAGCATTTGTGTTGTCTCTTGAAGATG GTATGAAGGCTCCTCCTAGGGACTACAGTATTCCAGGATCAGAAGTAAACAGGATCTTTGCAACTATTGGTGCGGTTGGGAACCTCGTTTTTGCATTTAACACGGGAATGATACCAGAGATACAG GCTACAGTCAGACCACCTGTAATTGAGAACATGTTGAAAGCTCTGTTCTTTCAGTTCACAGTGGGAGTTGTGCCCTTGCATGCTGTTACTTATATAGGTTATTGGGCTTATGGATCTAGCGCTTCATCCTATTTACTGAACAATGTTCATGGTCCAGTTTGGTTGAAGGGTGTTGCTCACATGTCTGCTTTCATACAATCGATCATCACTTTGCAT ATATTTGCAAGTCCAACATATGAGTTTCTGGATACAACATATGGAATCAAAGGAAGTGCTTTGGCTCCTCGTAACATTGCATTCAGACTGGTTGTTAGAGGAGGTTACCTTGTCTTGACCACTTTCCTGTCGGCTTTGCTGTCTTTCCTGGGAGACTTCATGAGCCTCACTGGCGCAATAAGCACATTTCCACTCACATTCGTACTCCCAAACCACATGTACCTTATTGCAA
- the LOC107828846 gene encoding proline transporter 1 isoform X1: protein MGNDSPSRKENVDDHYPVHTAHQIEAIDPLIFSWHIATLSSLTSRLSNFCVNGTSCYTYSWFQVGILLSMGVNSAYALGYSGTIMVPLGWIGGVVGLILSTIVSLYASILTAKLHEVGGKRHIRYRDLAGHLYGRTAYLLVWALQYANLFLINIGYIIMAGSALKAFYLLFRDDHQLKLPHFIAIAGFACVLFAIATPHLSALRVWLGVSSLCLLLYLCIAFVLSLEDGMKAPPRDYSIPGSEVNRIFATIGAVGNLVFAFNTGMIPEIQATVRPPVIENMLKALFFQFTVGVVPLHAVTYIGYWAYGSSASSYLLNNVHGPVWLKGVAHMSAFIQSIITLHIFASPTYEFLDTTYGIKGSALAPRNIAFRLVVRGGYLVLTTFLSALLSFLGDFMSLTGAISTFPLTFVLPNHMYLIARKNKLSSLQKS from the exons ATGGGAAATGATAGCCCTTCTCGGAAAGAGAATGTGGACGATCACTACCCTGTTCATACTGCCCACCAA ATTGAGGCCATTGATCCATTGATTTTCAGCTGGCACATTGCAACTTTAAGTTCCTTGACTTCTCGCCTCAGTAATTTCTGTGTGAACGGCACCTCATGCTATACTT attcATGGTTTCAGGTGGGAATTCTTCTCAGCATGGGCGTCAACAGTGCATACGCGCTGGGATATTCTGGCACAATCATGGTTCCTCTAGGTTGGATAGGTGGTGTAGTTGGTCTAATTTTATCAACAATAGTATCATTGTACGCAAGTATTCTTACTGCCAAACTCCATGAAGTTGGGGGAAAGAGGCATATCAGATATAGAGACCTTGCAGGACATTTATATG GAAGGACAGCATACTTGCTTGTTTGGGCATTACAATATGCAAATCTTTTTTTGATAAATATTGGATATATTATCATGGCTGGTTCAGCATTGAAG GCCTTCTATCTTCTCTTTAGGGATGACCATCAGCTGAAGCTGCCACATTTCATAGCGATCGCTGGATTCGCATGCGTGCTTTTTGCCATCGCGACGCCCCATTTATCAGCCCTAAGGGTTTGGCTGGGGGTTTCATCATTATGCTTGCTGCTGTATCTCTGTATAGCATTTGTGTTGTCTCTTGAAGATG GTATGAAGGCTCCTCCTAGGGACTACAGTATTCCAGGATCAGAAGTAAACAGGATCTTTGCAACTATTGGTGCGGTTGGGAACCTCGTTTTTGCATTTAACACGGGAATGATACCAGAGATACAG GCTACAGTCAGACCACCTGTAATTGAGAACATGTTGAAAGCTCTGTTCTTTCAGTTCACAGTGGGAGTTGTGCCCTTGCATGCTGTTACTTATATAGGTTATTGGGCTTATGGATCTAGCGCTTCATCCTATTTACTGAACAATGTTCATGGTCCAGTTTGGTTGAAGGGTGTTGCTCACATGTCTGCTTTCATACAATCGATCATCACTTTGCAT ATATTTGCAAGTCCAACATATGAGTTTCTGGATACAACATATGGAATCAAAGGAAGTGCTTTGGCTCCTCGTAACATTGCATTCAGACTGGTTGTTAGAGGAGGTTACCTTGTCTTGACCACTTTCCTGTCGGCTTTGCTGTCTTTCCTGGGAGACTTCATGAGCCTCACTGGCGCAATAAGCACATTTCCACTCACATTCGTACTCCCAAACCACATGTACCTTATTGCAA
- the LOC107828846 gene encoding proline transporter 1 isoform X3 produces MGNDSPSRKENVDDHYPVHTAHQIEAIDPLIFSWHIATLSSLTSRLSNFCVNGTSCYTYSWFQVGILLSMGVNSAYALGYSGTIMVPLGWIGRTAYLLVWALQYANLFLINIGYIIMAGSALKAFYLLFRDDHQLKLPHFIAIAGFACVLFAIATPHLSALRVWLGVSSLCLLLYLCIAFVLSLEDGMKAPPRDYSIPGSEVNRIFATIGAVGNLVFAFNTGMIPEIQATVRPPVIENMLKALFFQFTVGVVPLHAVTYIGYWAYGSSASSYLLNNVHGPVWLKGVAHMSAFIQSIITLHIFASPTYEFLDTTYGIKGSALAPRNIAFRLVVRGGYLVLTTFLSALLSFLGDFMSLTGAISTFPLTFVLPNHMYLIARKNKLSSLQKS; encoded by the exons ATGGGAAATGATAGCCCTTCTCGGAAAGAGAATGTGGACGATCACTACCCTGTTCATACTGCCCACCAA ATTGAGGCCATTGATCCATTGATTTTCAGCTGGCACATTGCAACTTTAAGTTCCTTGACTTCTCGCCTCAGTAATTTCTGTGTGAACGGCACCTCATGCTATACTT attcATGGTTTCAGGTGGGAATTCTTCTCAGCATGGGCGTCAACAGTGCATACGCGCTGGGATATTCTGGCACAATCATGGTTCCTCTAGGTTGGATAG GAAGGACAGCATACTTGCTTGTTTGGGCATTACAATATGCAAATCTTTTTTTGATAAATATTGGATATATTATCATGGCTGGTTCAGCATTGAAG GCCTTCTATCTTCTCTTTAGGGATGACCATCAGCTGAAGCTGCCACATTTCATAGCGATCGCTGGATTCGCATGCGTGCTTTTTGCCATCGCGACGCCCCATTTATCAGCCCTAAGGGTTTGGCTGGGGGTTTCATCATTATGCTTGCTGCTGTATCTCTGTATAGCATTTGTGTTGTCTCTTGAAGATG GTATGAAGGCTCCTCCTAGGGACTACAGTATTCCAGGATCAGAAGTAAACAGGATCTTTGCAACTATTGGTGCGGTTGGGAACCTCGTTTTTGCATTTAACACGGGAATGATACCAGAGATACAG GCTACAGTCAGACCACCTGTAATTGAGAACATGTTGAAAGCTCTGTTCTTTCAGTTCACAGTGGGAGTTGTGCCCTTGCATGCTGTTACTTATATAGGTTATTGGGCTTATGGATCTAGCGCTTCATCCTATTTACTGAACAATGTTCATGGTCCAGTTTGGTTGAAGGGTGTTGCTCACATGTCTGCTTTCATACAATCGATCATCACTTTGCAT ATATTTGCAAGTCCAACATATGAGTTTCTGGATACAACATATGGAATCAAAGGAAGTGCTTTGGCTCCTCGTAACATTGCATTCAGACTGGTTGTTAGAGGAGGTTACCTTGTCTTGACCACTTTCCTGTCGGCTTTGCTGTCTTTCCTGGGAGACTTCATGAGCCTCACTGGCGCAATAAGCACATTTCCACTCACATTCGTACTCCCAAACCACATGTACCTTATTGCAA
- the LOC107828846 gene encoding proline transporter 1 isoform X4 — protein MGVNSAYALGYSGTIMVPLGWIGGVVGLILSTIVSLYASILTAKLHEVGGKRHIRYRDLAGHLYGRTAYLLVWALQYANLFLINIGYIIMAGSALKAFYLLFRDDHQLKLPHFIAIAGFACVLFAIATPHLSALRVWLGVSSLCLLLYLCIAFVLSLEDGMKAPPRDYSIPGSEVNRIFATIGAVGNLVFAFNTGMIPEIQATVRPPVIENMLKALFFQFTVGVVPLHAVTYIGYWAYGSSASSYLLNNVHGPVWLKGVAHMSAFIQSIITLHIFASPTYEFLDTTYGIKGSALAPRNIAFRLVVRGGYLVLTTFLSALLSFLGDFMSLTGAISTFPLTFVLPNHMYLIARKNKLSSLQKS, from the exons ATGGGCGTCAACAGTGCATACGCGCTGGGATATTCTGGCACAATCATGGTTCCTCTAGGTTGGATAGGTGGTGTAGTTGGTCTAATTTTATCAACAATAGTATCATTGTACGCAAGTATTCTTACTGCCAAACTCCATGAAGTTGGGGGAAAGAGGCATATCAGATATAGAGACCTTGCAGGACATTTATATG GAAGGACAGCATACTTGCTTGTTTGGGCATTACAATATGCAAATCTTTTTTTGATAAATATTGGATATATTATCATGGCTGGTTCAGCATTGAAG GCCTTCTATCTTCTCTTTAGGGATGACCATCAGCTGAAGCTGCCACATTTCATAGCGATCGCTGGATTCGCATGCGTGCTTTTTGCCATCGCGACGCCCCATTTATCAGCCCTAAGGGTTTGGCTGGGGGTTTCATCATTATGCTTGCTGCTGTATCTCTGTATAGCATTTGTGTTGTCTCTTGAAGATG GTATGAAGGCTCCTCCTAGGGACTACAGTATTCCAGGATCAGAAGTAAACAGGATCTTTGCAACTATTGGTGCGGTTGGGAACCTCGTTTTTGCATTTAACACGGGAATGATACCAGAGATACAG GCTACAGTCAGACCACCTGTAATTGAGAACATGTTGAAAGCTCTGTTCTTTCAGTTCACAGTGGGAGTTGTGCCCTTGCATGCTGTTACTTATATAGGTTATTGGGCTTATGGATCTAGCGCTTCATCCTATTTACTGAACAATGTTCATGGTCCAGTTTGGTTGAAGGGTGTTGCTCACATGTCTGCTTTCATACAATCGATCATCACTTTGCAT ATATTTGCAAGTCCAACATATGAGTTTCTGGATACAACATATGGAATCAAAGGAAGTGCTTTGGCTCCTCGTAACATTGCATTCAGACTGGTTGTTAGAGGAGGTTACCTTGTCTTGACCACTTTCCTGTCGGCTTTGCTGTCTTTCCTGGGAGACTTCATGAGCCTCACTGGCGCAATAAGCACATTTCCACTCACATTCGTACTCCCAAACCACATGTACCTTATTGCAA